From the genome of Longimicrobium sp.:
GCCGCGTCTATCTTGTCGGACTGGATGGGCGGAAGCGACTCCTTGAGCAGCGCTTCGACCTTCTTGGGATTGAGCCCCTCGCCCAGCTTGGGCGTGCGCACCACGTGCAGCATCTCCAGGAAGCGCTCGTAGTCCTCCACGGTCTGGAATCCGAAGAGCGCGTCGTTCACGGCGGACTTGTAGGTGCGCTGGTCGTCCGTCACCTGCCCGTGGCGGCCCAGCCGGTCGCGCAACTCTCCCGGGCGCAGCGGGCGTCCTTTCTCGTGCAGGTGGAATCCACCGTCTTCCACGCGATGGGTGCCATCCATCACGAATCCCCAGCGCTCCACCTTCTGGTTCGTCCAGTCGCGCGACGAGCGCAGGCCAATGCCGATGGTGTGATGCACGCCCGACGCGCCGCGCTCGAACTCCAGGGCGATGTACGCCGTGCGCTCGCGGTGCCAGTTGGGGCTGCCCTCCTGCGCGTCGTCCTTGCCGATCAGGTAGTAGCGGATGGACCGGTCGTTGCTGCCCATGGTGTCCACCCTGTCCGGGGTGAGCATCATGTCCAGCACCAGGGTGATGGCGGTAACGAGCACGGTAGACTTGCCGGACTCGTTCTGCCCGGTGAGCATCAGGTTGCCGCGCCCGAAGTGGAAGATCTCCGGCTCCTCGAACAGCCAGTAGTTCTGCAGGATCAGCCTGCGCGGCAGCCACCGGTCCGGGTCTCCCGCGTGCATGGCGTCCAGCAGCGCCTGCATCCGCGGGGGCACCCCCGCGAGCTTGAAGAAGTCAGCCTGCATTCGTTCGCCAGTCGCCATCGTTCAGGGCTATTCGAGGTCCGGAAGCTGGTCGCGAGGAACGCCCAATCGGATGGAACGCGACTGGCCGGGGATGCGCGAGATCAACTTCGCCGCCTCCAGCTTGACGATCATCTGATGGACGGTCGGCGCGCTCACGCCGAAGTAGCGAACGAAATCCGCCTCGGCCGGCGGGACTCGGTTCAGCTTGGTGTAGTAGTAGATGAACGCCAGGTACTGCCCCTGCTTGGGCGTGAACGCCGCTCGTGCCAAATCGCGGTTCGTCATCGATCCTCCGCATCATCATCCGAAACCGCCTCGCCGGCATAGTGCGCGGCCAGGCGCCCGGCGGTGGGGAGCACAAGGTACTGGCCGGGCACATCCGTATCACGCATCAAGCCCCAAGCCTTCATCTCGGCGACGACGTCGTCCGCCAGGGCGCTCACCTTCTGCTGCTGCATGGTCTTGCCCCACTTGGCCCCGAACCGCTTCTGCAACTCGTCCAGATCCTGCCAGATGCGGCTCTCGTCGATCAGAAACGTCTCGCTTCCCGCCGATACCAGCCGGCCCGCCTGCTGCCGCTCGCGCAGCAGCCCACAGAAGCAGAGGACGGCGTGCGCCAGCCCAGAGGTGACGGCAATGGGCGTCTGCACCGCATCGTCGGAGCGGGGCGGGCGCAGGACGCGCGCGTACTCCGGCGTCACCTCCAGCTCCCAGTTCGTCAGGTACTTCAGGTTGTGGATCACCCGCGCGAGGCTTTCCTTCGCGTCCAGAAGGCGGAAGGCGGCGGGATCGTCACGGCGGAACAGCGCGGGGTTCAGGAGGAGCGTGCGGTAAAGACGGAGCTCATCCGTGCCCTCGGGCGGGGCGGGGGACGGGGAGGACGGACGGCCCTCCGCCAGCCGCTCCAGCTCCGAGGCGGGGATGCCCACGTGCAGGCGCCATGCGGCATCGCCCCAGGAGTACAGGGCGTCGCGCTTGCCGTTTTCGTCTGCCCATTCATCGACGCTGCCGTCCTGCAGCCGCAGCACGCCGAGCTCCTCCAGCCCGCGGAACACCCGCCGGGCCGCCAGCCGCTGGTCGCGCGAGGCCCAGTCCAGCCCGGGATCCCCCGGGCCCGTGCTGCGCAGCTTGATCTCTTCCGCGATCTGCGACACGGTGAACCTGCGGCCACCCGTGTGTTCGCCGTACCACAGCACCCACGTGAGCAGCGCGTAGTCCGTCCGTCCCCGCGCCCATGCCAGCCCGTGCGACGCTTCGGCCCGCGCCGGGGTCTTGACCAGCCGCGCGAACTCCGGGTGCGCCTGCACGCGCCACCCGGTCAGCCGTCCGAAGGTGGACTGGAGCGCGGGCTGGTGGCGGCGGATGCGGTCCAGCAGCGGCCGGTCATCCGTGGCGGTGACGATGGGCCGATCGATCAGCGCCTCGGCGCACAGCCGAAAGTCACGGTGCGCAGCCTCGCTGGTGATCATCGCGCCGCCTCGGTGCGGCGGAGGCGGAACGCACGGAGGTAGAGAAGACCGTCCGGCGCGGTGATCTCGGCGATGGAGCGCAGATCCTCGGGAGGGA
Proteins encoded in this window:
- a CDS encoding helix-turn-helix domain-containing protein; translation: MTNRDLARAAFTPKQGQYLAFIYYYTKLNRVPPAEADFVRYFGVSAPTVHQMIVKLEAAKLISRIPGQSRSIRLGVPRDQLPDLE
- a CDS encoding TIGR02678 family protein, which gives rise to MITSEAAHRDFRLCAEALIDRPIVTATDDRPLLDRIRRHQPALQSTFGRLTGWRVQAHPEFARLVKTPARAEASHGLAWARGRTDYALLTWVLWYGEHTGGRRFTVSQIAEEIKLRSTGPGDPGLDWASRDQRLAARRVFRGLEELGVLRLQDGSVDEWADENGKRDALYSWGDAAWRLHVGIPASELERLAEGRPSSPSPAPPEGTDELRLYRTLLLNPALFRRDDPAAFRLLDAKESLARVIHNLKYLTNWELEVTPEYARVLRPPRSDDAVQTPIAVTSGLAHAVLCFCGLLRERQQAGRLVSAGSETFLIDESRIWQDLDELQKRFGAKWGKTMQQQKVSALADDVVAEMKAWGLMRDTDVPGQYLVLPTAGRLAAHYAGEAVSDDDAEDR